The bacterium region CTTAATCCCACTGATTCCCAAAGCATAGAAAAAACCATAAACACAGGCGCACCGATATACAATCCAAATAACCACCAACCGCTTTTTCCGATATCATGCAATCTGCGGACGGTGAGGGACAATGTCGGTAAGAAGAAAACAATTACAACCAATCCCGAAAGCAAATTAACTGTTCAGCCCCAAGTTTTTATCCGCCCCTTCCTTTGGATGGCAGGACTCCACTAGCGAAAAAGAGTGCCAAATACTTCAGAATTTCCTACGGTATAAAAGGCAATGAGTACGTCATTTTGCAAGATCTTGAAGCTGCCTTCCATAATTTATTTACAGAAAAAATATTAGGTTTATTCAAAAGTGAGGATGTTTCTGAGGCAGAATTAAGTTTGGTCGCTCTAATAGACTCTCTTGATCAGGCATTTTATGAAGCTTTATTCAATCCGCTTTTGATTGATGCCGCCCAAGCGCGCGAGGTATTTTTATCCGATATCAAAAAAATTCAGGACGCAATGGATAAGAGAAATATAAGCATCGAGCCAAATCTGGATCAACCAGCATGCCAAGTGGCCGCGTGAAAATGTAACGCCGCCCTTGGTTTACTTTTTAATCGCATCGGGATGCAGGCCGGTTTCCTTGCCGATCATGTAGTAAACGGAGTTGAGGTTGAGCTCACCCCCTGTACCATAATTCTTAACATGATGCGCCATCGCCGCATCCATCATAATGATGGATTTATCGGGTTGATTGCGTTTGCGCATATGGGTTTCGGTGGCATTGACGATGATTTCAATTGCCTGGTCAGATACGGTGATTTTATGATGTTGCTCATATCCCGCTTTTAAATTCTTCATGATTTGAATGGTTTGGGGAACGTTGGGAATGGCGAGGAAAACTTTCTGAAACCGCCGATCCATCGCCGGGTCAATCGCCACATAAATACGAAATTCATCCAGTGTCGTGGCCCC contains the following coding sequences:
- a CDS encoding DUF805 domain-containing protein → MLSGLVVIVFFLPTLSLTVRRLHDIGKSGWWLFGLYIGAPVFMVFSMLWESVGLSNGATAWSV